The following proteins come from a genomic window of Sorex araneus isolate mSorAra2 chromosome 1, mSorAra2.pri, whole genome shotgun sequence:
- the POU5F2 gene encoding POU domain, class 5, transcription factor 2 — protein sequence MASCGPSDFHPGPSSGGGEPGVPVQMRVDSPLWLSGPTSPGKPTGRPGVVPGLPRAPEMWGMPPGPPLCEFQGRMGPCGPLVRVGEVGARFPSPSDGAFPSPCIVVRCLPKLAPPEDISSIEKELEQLARELKLKRMTLGYSQADVGFAVGALFGKVLSQTTICRFEAQQLSLANMWKLRPLLKMWLEEVESENLPGLCRMEMILRQARKQRRASRERRIGNNLEKLFLQCPRPTPQQISSIAGQLRLQKDLVRVWFSRRSRMGSWPAEAGFAPADVGAPALPFPGAPVCFPLAPGLHLASCPYGGAFFTPLYPSIPFPVGGNPGAPAPSLGLPRLSS from the coding sequence ATGGCCAGCTGCGGGCCGTCGGACTTCCACCCCGGGCCCAGCAGTGGCGGGGGCGAGCCGGGGGTCCCAGTGCAGATGCGGGTTGACTCTCCGCTCTGGTTGAGCGGCCCTACAAGCCCTGGCAAGCCAACGGGCCGACCTGGGGTCGTGCCAGGGCTCCCCCGGGCTCCTGAGATGTGGGGAATGCCCCCGGGTCCTCCACTGTGCGAGTTCCAGGGACGGATGGGGCCTTGCGGCCCCCTGGTCAGAGTCGGTGAGGTGGGGGCCAGGTTCCCGAGCCCCTCGGACGGCGCCTTCCCCAGCCCCTGCATCGTGGTGCGGTGCCTCCCCAAGTTGGCGCCGCCCGAGGACATCAGCAGCATCGAGAAGGAGCTGGAGCAGCTGGCCAGGGAGCTGAAGCTCAAGAGGATGACCCTGGGCTACTCGCAGGCCGACGTGGGCTTCGCCGTGGGCGCGCTCTTCGGCAAGGTGCTCAGCCAGACCACCATCTGCCGCTTCGAGGCCCAGCAGCTCAGTCTCGCCAACATGTGGAAGCTGCGCCCGCTCCTGAAAATGTGGCTGGAAGAGGTGGAGAGCGAGAACCTTCCAGGCTTGTGCAGAATGGAGATGATCCTGCGGCAGGCTCggaagcagagacgggccagcCGGGAGAGACGCATCGGGAACAACCTGGAGAAGCTCTTCCTGCAGTGCCCGCGGCCCACCCCGCAGCAGATCAGCAGCATCGCGGGGCAGCTGCGCCTGCAGAAGGACTTGGTCCGGGTGTGGTTCTCCAGGCGCAGCCGCATGGGCAGTTGGCCCGCCGAGGCCGGCTTCGCGCCCGCGGACGTGGGCGCGCCCGCGCTCCCTTTCCCAGGGGCCCCAGTCTGCTTTCCCCTGGCCCCGGGGCTTCACCTGGCCTCCTGCCCCTACGGGGGAGCCTTTTTCACACCCTTGTACCCCTCCATCCCATTCCCTGTGGGAGGAAATCCCGgcgccccggccccctccctgggcctcccCAGACTTTCAAGTTAA